A genomic segment from Geitlerinema sp. PCC 7407 encodes:
- a CDS encoding GerMN domain-containing protein, with product MKRTHLYTFGFAGLLAVTLAGCGTSPSGFDASPSNNALQSSPAAPASPDSDVPSPQPGASPTASPEASASPGAATRQQPMAAANTVNVMVYQVDSQCEALVPQQMAVPQAEPMEAAVGRVLEQNATADFSVAGYRVDVANGVATVDLRLAPDSRRQFESLSSCERFALFGSLRETLTQNPQWNVSEVEFTEGGEEIVL from the coding sequence ATGAAACGGACCCATCTCTATACGTTTGGTTTTGCAGGACTGCTGGCTGTGACGCTGGCTGGCTGCGGCACTTCGCCCAGTGGCTTTGATGCCTCTCCTAGCAACAACGCCCTTCAGTCCTCCCCTGCGGCTCCAGCGTCCCCTGACTCCGATGTGCCCTCCCCACAGCCGGGCGCATCGCCCACTGCCTCTCCCGAGGCGTCGGCCTCTCCCGGTGCGGCGACCCGCCAGCAGCCGATGGCTGCGGCCAACACCGTCAATGTCATGGTCTATCAGGTGGATAGCCAGTGCGAGGCCCTGGTGCCGCAGCAGATGGCGGTGCCCCAGGCGGAGCCAATGGAGGCTGCGGTGGGGCGTGTGCTAGAGCAGAACGCGACGGCGGACTTTAGCGTGGCGGGCTATCGGGTGGATGTGGCCAATGGGGTGGCGACGGTGGATCTGCGCCTGGCGCCTGACTCGCGCCGCCAGTTTGAGTCGCTGTCGAGCTGTGAGCGCTTTGCGCTATTTGGCAGCCTGCGCGAAACCCTCACCCAAAATCCTCAGTGGAATGTGTCTGAGGTGGAGTTTACAGAGGGTGGTGAGGAGATCGTGCTGTAA
- a CDS encoding TIGR02588 family protein encodes MTQSSDSSTSQAKHQRSFAEWVSFAIAAAIIASVLGLVAYTWATGDTQPPVLETEITPEVRQAGSQFYIPFSVTNTGGGTAESVQVIAELRVNGEVIETGEQQFDFLSGGEKAEGAFVFQRDPAQGDLSLRVASYSLP; translated from the coding sequence ATGACCCAGTCTTCTGATTCTTCGACCTCCCAGGCCAAGCACCAGCGCTCCTTTGCCGAGTGGGTGAGCTTTGCGATCGCCGCTGCGATCATCGCCAGCGTTTTGGGGCTCGTGGCCTACACTTGGGCCACGGGCGACACCCAGCCGCCGGTCCTCGAAACCGAGATCACCCCTGAGGTGCGCCAAGCTGGGAGCCAGTTCTACATTCCCTTCAGCGTCACCAACACCGGCGGCGGCACTGCCGAATCCGTTCAGGTGATCGCCGAACTGCGCGTGAATGGCGAAGTCATCGAGACCGGCGAGCAGCAGTTTGACTTTTTGTCGGGGGGCGAAAAAGCCGAGGGAGCCTTTGTTTTTCAGCGCGATCCGGCCCAGGGAGACCTGTCCCTGCGGGTTGCTAGCTACAGCCTGCCCTAG
- a CDS encoding CU044_2847 family protein yields MAQLQRLDIVGDDGQTIEIFVEEKDAPVLATSPNRDGRPSMGAGSPSVKMQQMQQVIRGYATYALNAFKDFSAAEVEEITLMFGVKLSASAGIPYIANGTTDSNLEVQVKCRFPAKDG; encoded by the coding sequence ATGGCCCAGCTTCAGCGCCTCGACATCGTTGGCGATGATGGTCAAACCATCGAAATTTTTGTGGAAGAAAAAGACGCCCCGGTGTTGGCGACCTCTCCCAACCGGGACGGCAGACCCAGTATGGGGGCCGGCAGTCCCAGCGTGAAAATGCAGCAGATGCAGCAGGTGATTCGCGGCTACGCGACCTATGCCCTGAACGCGTTCAAGGATTTTTCGGCGGCTGAGGTGGAAGAGATCACCCTCATGTTTGGGGTCAAGCTCAGCGCCAGTGCGGGGATTCCCTATATCGCCAATGGCACCACAGACAGCAATCTCGAAGTCCAGGTCAAGTGCCGCTTCCCAGCCAAAGACGGCTAG
- a CDS encoding caspase family protein yields MPRYALIIGISQYQNLASLPNAARDAEAVAQVLERHGNFDVVRRFPAQWKAAENCYEVAERAVSAPELIDTIKNFLLEQAQQGEGLIYYTGHGVTQTDPDTDERSGFLATSDYSPQQPGLSLYKFNLLIGKSQLSSLMVFLDCCHSGHFLEHDLLRQKLTSFNTSGDYYIVTASRQTEEAFYGEEHSVFTEALLKGLDRENADINGDISGDRLFDCVGRTLRQSGQEPLRMGWGRYITLLRYPPLEPIPSEHPFQTANPYRGLYTFEPEHADYFCGREEAVRHLTIRLLDSQVLTVIGPSGCGKSSLLRAGLLPELARDRLPGSSQWSTRLVMPSTHSFSEIAGLIAELTRSPQPYVLLIDQFEEIFTHWSQDSDRQRLLRLLADEVTREGSQARVIIAIRGDFLDRCATYPESATLVNRTQPSAYMVTPMTLAELHQAIARPATLHGVQFEEGLINAIAQDVLGQPGALPLLQYALKELWQVCIEQAESPTGQLTAEKYHDIGKVQGALNRRATILYRSFSEDDQALVRCLFKELVQIGEDNETVTRRRVSWARLRAIAPEARIEQMVCLLADQQQRLIIADEEWVQVAHEALLSEWDLLRNWITEDRDDIRLQRLLETDCHVWQTRFGESEEALLSGARLAKIAEWIERTQPRLLPEEEQFVQRSLDKRDRDRQQQVKLLEDKVMAEIKRRQTKLRAGTLVITLILVLAGTIIHSIRQVNRSIQEATLQSITTDAETALKFQEQLEALQHTKKALEFIAEKQGPNTLTPPNLLKIVSEVREINHFSYENVLVEATLSPNDQLIAAGGVGGKVKVWPIDSPTNGLPVKTFEKHQEDVWVIDIASDNNLIASGDKSGTVWVWNIQGNDERSFTPFPNTKSGNQQSVVGIKFMPDNQLAFVGSRGDIRIQNHDQVNKNSISLKIPTIGQIKEVEFDKLGHKLAVADEKGNIFICQLLPLQRSCKALPKTYDKAVYVLAFINGSEKMISIGENDVMRFWDLRLSKSTEPILLKANAGAGAVDAAISSDDSKVFISDLSKNLMVFNLEDKFFLNSNPVQIGTLISESSSVQISSDASFAVSAGRDDKKIRLWAIRKNEKIRFEKSEKTRKSLDKIDAILTLKTK; encoded by the coding sequence ATGCCCCGCTACGCCCTCATCATCGGTATCAGCCAGTATCAGAACCTCGCCTCTCTGCCCAATGCTGCGCGGGATGCCGAAGCGGTGGCCCAGGTCCTCGAGCGTCACGGTAACTTCGATGTGGTCCGGCGCTTCCCCGCTCAGTGGAAAGCAGCCGAGAACTGCTACGAAGTGGCGGAGCGCGCCGTCAGCGCCCCAGAGCTGATCGACACGATCAAAAACTTTTTGCTGGAGCAGGCCCAGCAAGGCGAAGGGCTGATCTACTACACCGGCCACGGCGTCACCCAGACAGACCCAGATACCGACGAGCGATCGGGCTTTTTGGCCACTTCGGACTACAGCCCCCAGCAGCCCGGCCTCTCGCTCTACAAGTTCAACCTGCTGATTGGCAAGTCCCAGCTCAGCAGCCTGATGGTCTTTTTGGACTGCTGCCACAGCGGTCATTTTCTGGAGCACGACCTCCTGAGGCAAAAGCTCACCAGCTTCAACACCAGCGGGGACTACTACATCGTCACGGCCAGCCGCCAAACCGAGGAAGCCTTCTATGGTGAGGAGCACAGTGTTTTCACGGAGGCACTGCTGAAGGGGCTCGATCGCGAAAACGCGGACATCAATGGCGATATCAGCGGCGATCGCCTCTTTGACTGCGTCGGCCGGACCCTGCGCCAGTCAGGCCAGGAGCCGCTGCGCATGGGCTGGGGCCGCTACATCACGCTGCTGCGCTACCCGCCCCTAGAGCCCATCCCCTCAGAGCATCCCTTCCAGACCGCCAACCCCTACCGGGGGCTGTACACCTTTGAGCCAGAGCACGCCGACTATTTTTGCGGGCGCGAGGAGGCGGTGCGCCATCTGACGATTCGCCTCCTCGACAGCCAGGTCCTGACGGTGATCGGGCCGTCGGGCTGCGGCAAGTCTTCGCTGCTGCGGGCGGGCCTGCTGCCAGAGCTGGCGCGCGATCGCCTGCCGGGGAGCAGCCAGTGGTCCACGCGCCTGGTGATGCCGAGCACTCACAGCTTTAGCGAGATTGCGGGGCTGATCGCGGAGCTGACGCGATCGCCCCAGCCCTACGTGCTGCTGATCGACCAGTTTGAAGAGATTTTTACGCACTGGTCCCAAGACAGCGATCGCCAGCGCCTGCTGAGGCTCCTGGCCGACGAGGTCACGCGGGAGGGCAGCCAAGCCCGGGTGATCATTGCGATTCGCGGGGATTTCCTCGATCGCTGCGCCACCTACCCCGAATCGGCCACCCTGGTGAACCGCACCCAGCCGTCGGCTTACATGGTGACGCCCATGACCCTAGCCGAACTTCACCAGGCGATCGCTCGTCCGGCGACCCTCCACGGGGTCCAGTTCGAAGAGGGCCTGATCAATGCGATCGCCCAGGATGTGCTCGGTCAGCCCGGCGCTCTGCCCCTCCTGCAATACGCCCTCAAAGAGCTGTGGCAGGTCTGCATCGAGCAGGCGGAGTCTCCCACCGGCCAGCTCACCGCCGAGAAGTACCACGACATCGGCAAGGTTCAAGGCGCTCTCAACCGCCGCGCCACCATCCTCTATCGGAGCTTTTCGGAGGACGATCAGGCCCTGGTGCGCTGCCTGTTCAAGGAGCTGGTGCAGATCGGCGAGGACAACGAGACGGTCACGCGCCGCCGCGTTTCGTGGGCGCGCCTGCGGGCGATCGCCCCTGAGGCGCGGATCGAGCAGATGGTGTGCCTGCTGGCCGATCAGCAACAGCGCCTCATCATCGCGGACGAGGAGTGGGTCCAGGTCGCCCACGAGGCGCTGCTCTCCGAGTGGGACCTCCTGCGCAACTGGATCACTGAGGACCGCGACGACATCCGGCTCCAGCGACTCCTGGAAACGGACTGTCACGTTTGGCAGACCCGCTTTGGGGAATCAGAAGAGGCGCTGTTGTCGGGCGCGCGCCTCGCCAAGATCGCGGAGTGGATTGAGCGCACGCAGCCGAGACTGTTGCCAGAAGAGGAGCAGTTTGTGCAGCGGAGTTTGGACAAGCGCGATCGCGATCGCCAGCAGCAGGTCAAACTTCTCGAAGACAAGGTGATGGCCGAGATAAAACGCCGCCAAACCAAACTGCGAGCCGGAACCCTGGTTATCACCCTGATCCTCGTTCTAGCAGGCACCATCATCCACTCCATCCGACAAGTTAACCGCTCGATCCAAGAAGCCACTCTTCAATCCATAACCACCGATGCTGAGACCGCTCTTAAGTTTCAAGAACAGCTTGAAGCCCTTCAACACACAAAAAAAGCCTTAGAGTTTATTGCTGAAAAACAAGGGCCTAACACGCTCACTCCACCCAATCTACTCAAAATTGTTTCTGAAGTTCGCGAAATCAATCATTTCTCTTATGAAAATGTACTGGTTGAAGCAACTCTTAGCCCCAACGATCAACTGATTGCAGCAGGGGGAGTTGGCGGCAAGGTTAAAGTTTGGCCTATTGATAGCCCAACTAACGGACTGCCTGTCAAAACTTTTGAGAAACATCAAGAAGACGTTTGGGTAATTGACATAGCAAGTGACAATAATTTGATTGCGTCAGGCGACAAATCTGGCACAGTCTGGGTTTGGAATATTCAAGGGAATGATGAAAGGTCTTTTACACCCTTTCCAAATACAAAATCAGGAAATCAGCAGTCAGTTGTAGGCATCAAATTTATGCCTGACAATCAACTAGCATTCGTCGGCAGCAGAGGGGATATCAGGATTCAAAATCACGATCAGGTAAACAAGAATTCAATTTCATTAAAGATACCGACAATCGGACAAATTAAGGAAGTTGAATTTGACAAATTAGGTCATAAGCTAGCAGTTGCCGACGAGAAAGGGAATATATTCATTTGTCAGCTATTACCTCTTCAGCGATCTTGCAAAGCGCTTCCAAAGACATACGATAAAGCAGTCTACGTTCTAGCCTTTATCAATGGCAGTGAGAAGATGATTTCGATAGGGGAAAATGACGTTATGCGGTTTTGGGACCTTAGATTATCAAAATCCACTGAACCAATCCTGCTTAAGGCCAATGCTGGCGCTGGCGCTGTTGATGCAGCTATCAGCTCTGATGATTCAAAGGTTTTCATCTCTGATCTTAGTAAGAACCTTATGGTTTTTAATCTCGAGGATAAATTCTTTCTAAACTCAAATCCAGTACAGATCGGAACTCTTATTAGTGAAAGTTCGTCAGTTCAAATCTCGTCCGATGCTTCCTTTGCTGTTTCCGCAGGTCGAGATGACAAAAAAATTCGCTTGTGGGCCATCAGAAAGAACGAGAAGATTCGTTTTGAGAAATCAGAAAAAACACGCAAATCTCTGGATAAAATAGACGCGATACTAACATTAAAAACAAAGTAA
- a CDS encoding glucose-1-phosphate adenylyltransferase: MRKVLGIILGGGAGTRLYPLTKLRAKPAVPLAGKYRLIDIPVSNCINSEIYKIYVLTQFNSASLNRHLARTYNFSGFTDGFVEVLAAQQTPESPEWFQGTADAVRKYLWLLEEWDIDEYLILSGDHLYRMDYRQFVERHRETGADITLSVLPIDERRASDFGLMKIDDSGRVISFSEKPKGDALKEMAVDTTLLGLTPEEAREKPYIASMGIYVFKREVLHKLLQEGMKETDFGKEIIPSAAKDYNIQAYLFNGYWEDIGTIEAFFDANLALTKQPRPPFSFYDEQAPIYTRPRYLPPTKLLDCHVTESIIGEGCIIKNCTIQNSVLGVRSRIEAGCVIDHALLMGADFYQPYSERQSGERMSNGKVPMGIGENTIIRRAIVDKNACIGRNVQIINKDRVEEANREDLGFYIRSGIVVILKNAVIADNTVI; encoded by the coding sequence GTGAGAAAAGTACTTGGGATCATTCTGGGAGGCGGTGCTGGTACACGCTTATACCCGCTCACCAAGCTGCGGGCCAAGCCCGCCGTCCCCCTTGCTGGCAAGTATCGACTCATCGATATTCCTGTCAGCAACTGCATCAACTCCGAAATTTACAAAATCTACGTTCTCACCCAGTTCAACTCTGCCTCCCTCAACCGTCACCTAGCCCGCACCTACAACTTCTCGGGCTTCACCGATGGCTTCGTGGAGGTGCTAGCGGCCCAGCAGACCCCCGAGAGCCCCGAGTGGTTCCAGGGGACTGCTGACGCCGTCCGGAAGTATCTGTGGCTCCTCGAAGAGTGGGACATCGACGAGTATCTGATCCTCTCGGGTGACCACCTCTACCGCATGGACTACCGCCAGTTTGTGGAGCGTCACCGCGAGACCGGCGCAGACATTACGCTGTCGGTGCTGCCCATCGACGAGCGCCGCGCCTCGGACTTTGGCCTGATGAAGATTGACGATTCGGGCCGCGTGATCTCCTTTAGCGAGAAGCCGAAGGGTGACGCGCTGAAAGAGATGGCGGTGGATACGACGCTGCTGGGTCTGACGCCAGAGGAAGCCCGCGAGAAGCCCTACATTGCCTCGATGGGCATCTACGTCTTCAAGCGGGAAGTGCTGCACAAGCTGCTGCAAGAAGGGATGAAGGAGACGGATTTCGGGAAGGAAATCATTCCGAGCGCCGCGAAGGATTACAACATCCAGGCGTACCTATTCAATGGGTACTGGGAGGACATCGGAACCATTGAGGCGTTCTTTGATGCCAACCTGGCGCTGACCAAGCAGCCCCGGCCGCCCTTTAGCTTCTATGACGAGCAGGCGCCTATCTACACGCGTCCTCGGTATCTGCCGCCGACCAAGCTGCTGGACTGCCACGTGACGGAGTCGATCATTGGTGAGGGCTGCATCATCAAGAACTGCACGATCCAGAATTCGGTGCTGGGGGTGCGATCGCGCATTGAGGCAGGCTGTGTGATTGATCATGCGCTGCTGATGGGGGCGGACTTCTATCAGCCGTATTCGGAGCGTCAGTCGGGCGAGCGGATGAGCAATGGCAAGGTGCCGATGGGCATTGGGGAGAATACGATCATTCGCCGCGCCATTGTGGACAAGAATGCCTGCATTGGCCGCAATGTCCAGATCATCAACAAGGACCGAGTGGAGGAGGCCAACCGCGAGGATTTGGGCTTCTACATTCGCAGCGGTATTGTGGTGATTCTCAAGAATGCAGTGATTGCTGACAATACGGTGATCTAA
- a CDS encoding AAA family ATPase has protein sequence MIGLPGSGKSTMAERLAIAIPGSLVVSTDQIRGDLFGDAAVQGPWPVLWREVERRLRQAAIASQRSAIAAIYDATNAKRQDRRAAIALARSVGFGSVIGVWVPTPLPQCLWRNQQRDRQVPPEIVVRMHRQLVGAPPELADGLDGLLVSCDPDWVARSLVGR, from the coding sequence ATGATTGGGCTACCGGGAAGCGGTAAGTCGACGATGGCAGAGCGCCTCGCGATCGCAATTCCCGGTAGCCTTGTTGTTTCTACGGACCAGATTCGCGGGGACCTGTTTGGCGATGCGGCGGTGCAGGGGCCGTGGCCGGTGCTCTGGCGAGAGGTGGAGCGCCGCCTGCGCCAAGCTGCGATCGCCTCCCAAAGATCAGCGATCGCCGCGATCTACGACGCCACCAATGCCAAGCGCCAGGACCGACGAGCGGCGATCGCCCTCGCCCGGAGCGTCGGCTTTGGCAGCGTCATCGGGGTGTGGGTGCCGACGCCGCTGCCCCAGTGTCTCTGGCGCAACCAGCAGCGCGATCGCCAGGTGCCGCCGGAGATTGTGGTGCGGATGCACCGGCAGCTGGTGGGCGCGCCGCCCGAGCTGGCCGATGGCCTCGATGGGCTGCTGGTGAGCTGCGATCCGGACTGGGTGGCGCGATCGCTCGTGGGCCGCTGA
- a CDS encoding DnaJ C-terminal domain-containing protein — translation MAATDFKDYYAILGVDKSASADEIKRVFRKLARQYHPDMNPGDRAAEARFKEISEAYEVLSDAEKRQKYDQFGRYWKQADQGSWPGGAGVNMGDFNNLDFDFGRYGSFDEFINELLGRMGGPGSASSSRSYYHSPGGTGFGGFGGFDGAQSTSSSSALDREANITLTFGEAFSGVQKRLSLGSETIDVRIPVGIKQGTRMRVRGKGQATPYGQRGDLYLNIQIQPHGFFQLEGDNLVCEVPILPDEAVLGAQIEVPTPDGSVTVNVPAGVRSGQSLRLRGKGWPKPGGQRGDQLVRVAIAPPKDLSATERELYEKIRASRTSDPRAHLKQIRL, via the coding sequence ATGGCCGCAACGGATTTCAAGGACTACTACGCCATTTTGGGCGTCGACAAGAGTGCTAGCGCCGACGAAATCAAGCGAGTCTTTCGGAAACTGGCGCGCCAGTACCACCCCGACATGAATCCGGGCGATCGCGCTGCTGAGGCCCGATTCAAGGAAATCAGCGAAGCCTACGAAGTCCTCTCCGACGCCGAAAAACGCCAAAAATACGACCAGTTTGGTCGCTACTGGAAACAGGCAGACCAGGGCAGCTGGCCCGGCGGCGCCGGCGTCAACATGGGCGACTTCAACAACCTTGACTTTGACTTTGGTCGCTACGGCAGCTTTGACGAGTTTATCAACGAACTGCTGGGGCGCATGGGCGGTCCGGGTAGCGCTAGCAGTAGCCGCAGCTACTACCACAGCCCCGGCGGCACGGGCTTTGGCGGTTTTGGCGGCTTCGACGGTGCTCAGTCGACTTCTAGCTCCTCAGCCCTCGATCGCGAAGCCAACATCACCCTCACCTTCGGCGAAGCCTTCAGCGGCGTGCAAAAGCGCCTCAGCCTAGGCAGCGAAACCATTGATGTGCGGATTCCCGTCGGCATCAAGCAGGGCACTCGGATGCGCGTCCGGGGCAAGGGTCAGGCCACGCCCTACGGTCAGCGCGGCGATCTTTACCTGAATATCCAAATTCAGCCCCACGGCTTCTTTCAGCTCGAAGGGGACAACCTCGTGTGTGAGGTGCCGATCCTGCCCGACGAAGCGGTCTTGGGCGCTCAGATCGAGGTGCCCACGCCCGACGGCAGCGTGACGGTGAATGTCCCGGCGGGAGTGCGATCGGGCCAGTCCCTGCGCCTGCGGGGGAAAGGGTGGCCCAAACCGGGCGGCCAGCGCGGCGATCAGCTCGTGCGAGTGGCGATCGCCCCGCCCAAGGATCTCAGCGCCACCGAGCGGGAGCTCTACGAGAAAATTCGCGCCAGCCGCACCAGCGATCCGCGCGCCCATCTCAAGCAAATTCGCCTCTAG